The Virgibacillus dokdonensis genome includes a window with the following:
- a CDS encoding cytosine deaminase, which yields MIIKNARLRNTSGLWDITVTEKKITSISPANQQQQVGEILDVAGSLVLPPFIEPHIHLDTTLTAGEPKWNESGTLFEGIQRWSERKQSLTYEDVKDRATQALKWQIAQGIQHVRTHVDVTDPKLTALRALLELKEEMADFVSLQLVAFPQEGILSYPKGKELLEEALKLGADVVGGIPHFEFTREYGVESLKIAFDLAEKYERLMDIHCDEIDDEQSRFVEVVAKEAYERGLGSRVTASHTTAMGSYNDAYAYKLFRLLEMSEINFVSNPLVNIHLQGRFDSYPKRRGLTRVEELLEAGMNVCFGHDDIFDPWYPLGTGNMLQVLHMGIHVAQLLGYEQIVDSMNLITTNSAKAMSLEQAYGIEVGKPANFIVLDAESTYEAIRKQAIVMYSIRNGKVIAKTKPSETTIQVGTEEYVDFTRK from the coding sequence GTGATTATAAAAAATGCTAGATTACGCAATACATCTGGGTTATGGGATATTACTGTGACAGAAAAAAAAATTACATCTATTTCCCCTGCTAATCAGCAACAGCAGGTAGGAGAAATACTCGATGTCGCTGGCTCTTTAGTATTACCTCCATTTATCGAGCCTCATATTCATCTTGATACAACATTAACTGCAGGAGAGCCAAAATGGAATGAGAGTGGCACGTTATTTGAAGGCATTCAACGTTGGTCAGAGAGGAAGCAATCGTTAACGTATGAAGATGTGAAAGATAGAGCTACGCAAGCTTTGAAATGGCAAATTGCCCAAGGTATTCAGCATGTTCGCACCCATGTCGATGTAACTGATCCAAAGCTAACAGCACTACGAGCATTGCTAGAATTGAAGGAAGAAATGGCGGATTTTGTGAGCTTGCAACTTGTCGCTTTCCCACAAGAAGGTATTTTATCCTATCCGAAAGGGAAAGAATTGTTGGAAGAAGCTTTGAAGTTAGGTGCAGATGTAGTCGGAGGGATTCCGCATTTTGAATTCACTAGGGAATATGGTGTGGAGTCGTTAAAAATTGCCTTCGATCTTGCAGAAAAATATGAACGGTTGATGGACATTCATTGTGATGAAATTGATGATGAGCAATCTCGATTTGTGGAAGTAGTGGCGAAAGAAGCCTATGAGCGAGGGCTAGGGTCCAGAGTAACTGCCAGTCATACAACAGCAATGGGATCTTATAATGATGCGTATGCTTATAAATTATTTCGTTTGTTAGAGATGTCGGAGATCAACTTTGTATCCAATCCACTTGTTAATATCCATTTGCAAGGGCGGTTTGACTCTTACCCAAAACGGCGTGGTTTAACTAGAGTGGAGGAGTTACTAGAAGCGGGTATGAACGTATGTTTCGGTCATGATGATATCTTTGATCCTTGGTATCCGCTTGGCACAGGAAACATGCTTCAAGTACTTCATATGGGGATACACGTCGCTCAATTATTAGGGTACGAGCAAATTGTAGATTCAATGAACCTCATTACAACAAACAGTGCTAAAGCAATGAGTCTTGAACAAGCGTATGGAATAGAAGTCGGAAAACCAGCTAACTTCATCGTTTTGGATGCAGAGAGTACGTATGAAGCGATTCGGAAACAAGCTATTGTCATGTATTCCATTCGCAATGGGAAGGTTATAGCAAAAACGAAGCCAAGTGAAACAACGATACAAGTAGGAACTGAGGAATATGTGGATTTTACTAGAAAATAA
- a CDS encoding PTS galactitol transporter subunit IIC, whose product MSVLQWFVDLGASVMLPFVIFIFAWILRTKVSKAVRSGLIVGIGFIGINLVIGLLGDSLGPAIEAMVDKYGLELTIIDVGWPAAAAISYGTVLGSLTIPIGIAINLLLLSIGFTRTLNIDIWNFWHTSFTASLVLALTNHFAMAVGVMIVHHIVLLLLGDWIQKDIQSYYGFKQITFPHGASAPSYIVAKPLNYVFDRIPKFNKLQANQASIQKHLGVFGDKTVMGVVIGLFIGVLAGYDLKNTLILAMQTGAVLVLLPRMVALLMEGLAPVSEAAGNYMKQRFPERNLYIGMDSALAVGHPAVLSASLLLVPITLFLAVILPGNKVLPFTDLATIPFLIALMVPVFKGNIIRTVIGGAFYIGIGLYIATWVAPLVTTTAMSAGFNMGNYGAISSLVDGAVWTTFPFIWLTGRMHWFSFIVFGSFIMGLFFYVNRRKRRKHKNNSYWRK is encoded by the coding sequence ATGTCTGTTTTACAGTGGTTTGTTGACTTGGGAGCTAGTGTTATGCTCCCATTTGTAATTTTTATTTTTGCATGGATTTTGCGCACAAAGGTGAGCAAAGCTGTTCGCTCTGGGTTAATCGTTGGTATTGGTTTTATTGGTATTAATCTTGTTATCGGTCTATTAGGTGACAGCTTAGGGCCTGCAATTGAAGCTATGGTTGACAAATATGGTTTAGAGCTCACCATTATTGATGTTGGTTGGCCAGCAGCTGCAGCTATATCATATGGAACCGTTCTAGGAAGTTTGACGATTCCGATAGGTATTGCTATCAATTTACTTTTATTATCGATCGGATTTACTCGGACACTAAATATTGATATATGGAATTTTTGGCATACTTCTTTTACAGCCTCATTAGTTTTGGCGTTGACCAATCATTTCGCTATGGCTGTTGGAGTAATGATTGTTCATCATATAGTATTGCTTTTGCTTGGTGACTGGATTCAGAAGGATATCCAATCCTACTATGGATTTAAACAGATTACTTTCCCGCATGGGGCTTCTGCTCCATCTTATATCGTAGCCAAACCTTTAAATTACGTATTTGATCGGATTCCTAAATTTAATAAGCTACAGGCAAATCAAGCTTCCATTCAAAAACATCTGGGTGTGTTTGGTGATAAGACAGTAATGGGGGTGGTCATCGGTTTATTTATTGGTGTACTGGCAGGATATGACCTTAAAAATACGTTAATTTTAGCAATGCAGACAGGGGCAGTGCTTGTCTTATTACCACGTATGGTTGCTTTATTAATGGAAGGACTTGCACCTGTTTCAGAAGCCGCTGGAAATTATATGAAGCAACGTTTTCCAGAGAGGAATTTATATATTGGAATGGATAGTGCTTTAGCGGTGGGGCATCCAGCCGTTTTATCAGCTTCTTTGTTATTAGTGCCCATCACTCTGTTTTTAGCCGTGATATTACCAGGTAATAAAGTGTTACCTTTTACAGACTTAGCGACGATTCCTTTTCTTATCGCTTTAATGGTACCTGTTTTTAAAGGTAATATAATTCGGACAGTTATTGGTGGAGCTTTTTATATTGGCATTGGTCTTTATATTGCAACTTGGGTAGCTCCTTTAGTAACAACGACAGCAATGAGTGCCGGTTTTAATATGGGAAATTATGGGGCGATTTCTTCGCTTGTAGATGGTGCAGTGTGGACAACTTTTCCTTTCATTTGGCTAACAGGAAGGATGCATTGGTTTAGTTTTATAGTTTTTGGGTCATTTATAATGGGTTTATTCTTCTATGTTAACAGACGAAAGAGACGCAAACATAAAAATAATTCCTATTGGAGGAAATAA
- a CDS encoding PTS sugar transporter subunit IIB, which translates to MIKILVICGTGVATSTMVKEKIREWLEKEKLIHQVSLFQSSVAEAVNQYDMYDFVISTTIVPDEMKDYVIDGTPFISGIGVEEMYQIIREKVFS; encoded by the coding sequence ATGATTAAAATACTCGTAATTTGTGGTACTGGGGTTGCAACTTCTACAATGGTGAAAGAAAAAATACGTGAATGGCTAGAAAAAGAAAAGCTGATACATCAAGTATCGCTTTTTCAATCTAGTGTAGCAGAAGCAGTAAATCAATATGATATGTATGATTTTGTTATCTCAACGACTATTGTACCTGATGAAATGAAAGATTATGTGATTGACGGTACGCCATTCATATCGGGAATAGGGGTAGAGGAAATGTATCAAATAATTCGTGAAAAAGTATTTAGCTGA
- a CDS encoding SCO family protein: MMKKFIGVALLVLAAFLTACGGAEEKIEPNMSEEVMDFTYTTQDNEELSLEDLKGNYWIADFIFTNCTTVCLPMTSNLAKLQQKTNEENIDIQFVSFSVDPEYDTPDVLKEYAKEYQANLDNWTFLTGYDFEKIKEFSIKSFKSMVAPPPEGNDQVTHGTSFFLVNPEGEVFKKYNGVQADSIDTMVNDLKELGL, encoded by the coding sequence ATGATGAAAAAGTTTATAGGGGTTGCTTTACTAGTATTAGCTGCTTTTCTAACAGCTTGTGGTGGAGCAGAAGAAAAGATTGAACCAAATATGTCAGAAGAAGTAATGGACTTTACGTATACTACGCAAGATAACGAAGAACTTTCCTTAGAGGACTTGAAGGGGAACTATTGGATTGCTGATTTTATTTTTACAAATTGTACAACCGTATGCTTACCGATGACATCTAATTTAGCAAAGTTACAACAAAAGACAAATGAAGAAAATATAGATATTCAATTTGTCTCTTTCAGTGTCGATCCAGAATATGATACACCTGACGTATTAAAAGAATACGCTAAAGAATACCAAGCAAATTTAGATAACTGGACCTTTCTAACAGGCTATGATTTTGAGAAGATCAAAGAGTTTTCTATCAAATCATTTAAGAGCATGGTCGCTCCCCCTCCTGAAGGCAACGATCAAGTAACACATGGTACGAGCTTTTTCTTAGTTAACCCTGAAGGAGAAGTCTTTAAAAAATACAACGGTGTACAAGCTGATAGTATCGACACCATGGTTAATGATCTAAAAGAATTAGGTTTATAA
- a CDS encoding HAD family hydrolase — protein MNQLKLMIFDMDGLLFDTERIAFQALKKAMKNAGYNLTLDIYRKIIGAGNQEDEKILKSVYGEKFSFNLIVEDYLYESEKVLKNDGLKIMKGVPELLNMLDERKIKKCVASSSSLETIDRYLTMTNLKARFDFYMSGDEVTRGKPHPDIFLEACKRANVTPELAMVLEDSPNGLRAAYQAGINCIVVPDLVEPDEEMYIKTYRVVDSLVEVCDLLTAQESV, from the coding sequence ATGAATCAACTAAAATTAATGATTTTTGATATGGACGGTTTACTATTTGATACGGAACGGATTGCCTTCCAAGCCTTAAAAAAGGCGATGAAAAATGCTGGGTATAACCTAACACTAGACATATACCGTAAGATTATTGGTGCTGGAAACCAAGAAGATGAGAAAATATTAAAAAGCGTATACGGGGAAAAATTTTCCTTTAACCTCATAGTGGAAGACTATCTCTATGAATCTGAGAAAGTATTAAAAAACGATGGCTTAAAAATAATGAAAGGTGTTCCAGAACTTCTCAATATGTTAGATGAACGAAAGATTAAAAAATGTGTTGCCTCTTCTAGTTCATTAGAAACGATTGATCGCTATTTGACGATGACAAATTTGAAAGCTAGATTTGACTTTTATATGAGTGGGGATGAAGTAACACGCGGAAAACCTCATCCTGATATTTTCCTTGAAGCATGTAAGCGCGCAAATGTAACCCCCGAATTGGCAATGGTGCTAGAAGACTCTCCAAATGGTTTAAGAGCTGCTTATCAAGCAGGCATAAATTGTATAGTAGTACCTGATTTAGTCGAACCTGATGAAGAAATGTACATCAAAACGTATCGAGTAGTAGATAGTTTAGTAGAAGTCTGCGATCTACTCACTGCACAAGAATCGGTGTAA
- a CDS encoding acetamidase/formamidase family protein — protein sequence MKKIAKENYILSMSPKNKPVETVFSEETILFETYDCFSNEMKSEDDLFHTVGWDKINPATGPLFVEDARLGDTLKVDILDIQIANQGVMSITPEMGALAGSFTDEKTKIIPINDGKAIFNETLHLPIKPMIGVIGTAPLDEDVPTGTPKDHGGNMDCKRIGIGSSLYLPVNVEGALLAMGDVHAVMGDGEVVICGLEIAAEITVKVSLIKGQPYPLPFLADDKHVMTIASRETLDEASKQATKHMHTFLVNVLKMEAHEAAMFLSVGADLKICQIVDPFMTSRMELPVWVLDKYGYQLL from the coding sequence GTGAAAAAAATTGCGAAGGAAAACTATATTTTGTCAATGTCACCAAAGAACAAGCCTGTTGAAACAGTTTTTTCAGAAGAAACAATTCTATTTGAAACGTACGATTGTTTTAGTAATGAAATGAAAAGCGAAGACGATTTATTCCACACAGTCGGGTGGGATAAAATTAATCCAGCGACAGGACCGTTGTTTGTAGAAGACGCCAGACTAGGAGATACATTAAAAGTGGATATATTGGATATTCAAATCGCTAACCAAGGCGTAATGTCCATCACGCCAGAAATGGGGGCTTTAGCAGGTAGTTTTACTGATGAAAAAACAAAAATTATTCCGATAAATGATGGGAAAGCTATTTTTAATGAAACTTTACATTTACCGATAAAACCTATGATTGGGGTTATTGGAACTGCTCCACTTGATGAAGATGTGCCAACAGGAACGCCAAAAGATCACGGTGGAAATATGGATTGTAAACGAATTGGAATAGGATCTTCCCTTTATTTACCGGTAAATGTAGAAGGGGCTCTTTTGGCAATGGGAGATGTACACGCAGTTATGGGAGATGGTGAGGTAGTTATTTGTGGATTAGAGATTGCTGCTGAAATTACAGTTAAAGTTAGCTTGATTAAAGGACAACCTTATCCACTTCCGTTTTTAGCTGATGACAAACATGTGATGACGATAGCGTCTCGTGAAACGCTAGATGAAGCTTCTAAACAAGCAACGAAACATATGCATACTTTTCTTGTGAATGTACTGAAAATGGAAGCGCATGAAGCAGCAATGTTTCTATCTGTGGGAGCAGATTTAAAAATTTGCCAAATTGTTGATCCGTTCATGACATCGCGAATGGAACTTCCGGTGTGGGTGCTGGATAAATACGGTTACCAACTACTGTAG
- a CDS encoding DinB family protein — MSKDLIEQFALNRNMLFMELDKLDESLIDEQLDELNNTVHWHIGHILTVAEQFLFGFPNQTKHLPEEFISLFGNGTKPADWPENVPSLAELREKLQEQMERAMKLDTEYFAIPLEKPFLGQDTIGGLAKVATFHEAHHTGQLHTIHLIAAKRK; from the coding sequence ATGAGTAAAGATTTAATTGAACAATTTGCGTTGAATCGTAACATGCTGTTTATGGAGCTAGATAAACTAGATGAATCACTAATTGACGAACAATTAGACGAACTAAATAATACGGTACATTGGCATATCGGACATATTTTAACTGTCGCGGAGCAATTTCTATTTGGTTTCCCAAACCAAACAAAGCATTTACCAGAGGAATTTATTTCTCTATTTGGAAACGGTACAAAACCTGCTGATTGGCCAGAAAATGTCCCATCCCTTGCAGAATTAAGAGAAAAACTGCAAGAACAAATGGAGCGTGCTATGAAACTGGACACGGAATATTTTGCTATCCCATTGGAAAAACCTTTTCTAGGGCAAGATACAATCGGCGGACTAGCAAAAGTTGCTACATTCCATGAAGCCCATCATACTGGTCAGTTACATACGATTCATTTAATCGCTGCAAAAAGAAAATAA